The following coding sequences lie in one Corticium candelabrum chromosome 10, ooCorCand1.1, whole genome shotgun sequence genomic window:
- the LOC134186151 gene encoding dynein light chain Tctex-type 5-like: MDAGNAKGQATTRKQQRRPLKLTQNVGSSSKRTSITDDIPRRYENTHKMKPLEPFPASQVTQIIQETLEEHLLDRTYEQPFCSQMACTLSLVIRERVKELGQTVDRFNRSLWREESDTYARAIVSNGSLFAVGLVFGVYSD; this comes from the exons ATGGATGCAGGCAACGCAAAAGGACAAGCAACTACAAGAAAGCAACAGAGACGACCACTAAAGCTGACCCAAAATGTCGGTTCATCATCAAAACGCACAAGCATCACCGACGATATACCAAGGCGATacgaaaacacacacaagatgAAACCACTCGAGCCTTTTCCAGCCAGTCAAGTCACTCAAATCATACAAGAAACGCTAGAGGAGCATCTTCTCGACAGAACGTACGAGCAGCCGTTCTGCTCTCAGATGGCTTGCACTCTCTCGCTTGTAATTAGAGAGCGCGTCAAGGAGCTTGGACAGACCGTCGACAGATTCAA CCGCTCGCTGTGGAGAGAGGAAAGTGATACTTATGCTCGTGCGATCGTCTCCAACGGGTCTCTGTTCGCTGTCGGTTTGGTGTTCGGTGTCTATTCCGACTAA
- the LOC134185724 gene encoding ubiquitin-like-conjugating enzyme ATG10 encodes MSLHLDYRSFEDDIKRIAEIANSLGEEWRLTLCKKTNRLYLVRKIVVPRLTDKFRHRNELSGGVLANVSQQTDGESGQEVEVDDDDDDDDDDDDDVHCVSSFGEVKWSDFITCDYHIVYSSSYEVPILYFNVHTTDGNLLPLDDVWQLIPQNHYETRGSRLWSVVSQAEHPILGRPFFQIHPCHTADMMSKLCADTSTAKRNYVLSWLSAVGPLVGLEVSSAYFHNCKSSKSTC; translated from the exons ATGAGTCTTCATCTTGACTATAGATCGTTTGAAGACGACATAAAACGCATTGCTGAGATAGCTAACAGCTTGGGAGAGGAATGGAGACTGACACTTTGTAAG aaaacaaacagactctaTCTTGTCAGAAAAATTGTCGTACCCCGTCTCACAGATAAATTTCGTCATCGCAATGAACTGAGTGGTGGAGTGTTAGCCAATGTATCACAGCAAACTGATGGTGAATCTGGTCAGGAAGTTGAG gttgatgatgatgatgatgacgacgacgacgacgacgacgatgtTCATTGTGTATCCTCCTTTGGAGAAGTGAAGTGGTCAGATTTTATAACTTGTGACTACCACATCGTTTACAGCAGCAGTTACGAAGTCCCGATTCTTTACTTCAACGTGCACACAACGG ATGGTAACCTTCTTCCATTAGATGATGTTTGGCAGCTAATTCCTCAGAATCACTATGAAACACGTGGAAGTAGATTGTGGTCTGTTGTATCCCAAGCG GAACATCCGATTCTTGGAAGACCTTTCTTTCAAATTCATCCTTGTCACACTGCTGACATGATGTCCAAGTTGTGTGCAGATACATCCACTGCTAAGAG AAATTATGTGTTGTCATGGCTGAGTGCTGTAGGACCACTGGTGGGCTTAGAGGTTTCCTCAGCCTACTTCCACAATTGCAAGTCTAGCAAGTCAACATGCTGA
- the LOC134185723 gene encoding uncharacterized protein LOC134185723, producing MSVLIETTRPSFIKRLTDSNKMAGRIRSLWKSFVKKVWSRDPEVVYGEGSPGSLPPKCMNLEPLEPDLICSYTGPDGGIAALEDQRNGMRSNSTGSEHRSAAPLNYRQLERPIAGSTDWCQKHDCAYGTAVSLYDQAEGQERPQGEPVADVFAIAVHGNSCVMALADGVGWGEKPRLAARCAVRGCMEYVHQELYETPRCLDYALLDTHKVTKVLLMSLKQAQNLIIQKEGTMTTLCIGMVCRLAVPDGNRAWALVTVNVGDSLAYAYSPTTGRVREVTVGSHTKDRDMKDAGGVLGPADGVNPDLENLTCSLTTVASGDMVFLTSDGISDNYDPVVLRKARPVPTSRTPAEQTAAVWMDLPLMTQAQRQEHQAQKMAEVLNGNLSNEDDWTARRVCAALVGFTVQYTHTRRELLQAPDVVRLSELSRDKRQEVQSRLEDDLRKTTGKLDHAAVVAFKVQQFAKSSSLTATMRRHATVSSIMEDLNNL from the exons ATGTCCGTCCTCATCGAGACTACAAGGCCCTCTTTCATCAAGCGCCTCACCGACTCGAACAAAATGGCCGGTCGCATACGGAGTTTGTGGAAAAGCTTTGT CAAAAAagtttggtcacgtgaccccGAAGTTGTCTATGGAGAGGGATCTCCCGGTAGTCTTCCACCGAAATGTATGAATCTGGAGCCGCTGGAGCCGGACCTTATCTGTAGCTACACTGGACCAGATGGTGGTATAGCGGCGCTGGAAGACCAAAGGAATGGAATGCGTTCAAATTCTACTGGTAGTGAGCATCGCTCGGCAGCACCTCTGAATTACAGACAATTGGAAAGGCCGATTGCTGGGTCTACCGACTGGTGCCAGAAACACGATTGTGCGTATGGAACTGCCGTTTCTCTGTATGACCAGGCTGAAGGACAGGAGCGTCCTCAAGGTGAACCCGTGGCCGATGTGTTTGCGATTGCTGTGCACGGGAACAGCTGTGTCATGGCTCTGGCCGATGGCGTCGGCTGGGGAGAGAAGCCGCGTCTCGCAGCACGATGTGCTGTACGTGGGTGTATGGAGTATGTTCATCAGGAGCTATATGAGACACCGAGATGCCTCGACTACGCTTTGCTCGACACTCACAAAGTTACGAAAGTTTTGCTTATGTCTCTCAAACAAGCTCAAAATCTGATAATTCAGAAAGAAGGTACGATGACTACATTGTGCATCGGAATGGTGTGTCGGCTTGCAGTACCCGATGGTAATCGAGCTTGGGCATTGGTTACTGTGAACGTTGGGGACAGTCTGGCGTATGCGTATAGTCCCACAACAGGAAGAGTCAGGGAGGTTACGGTCGGATCACATACAAAAGACAGGGACATGAAAGATGCCGGTGGTGTTCTCGGACCGGCCGATGGAGTCAATCCTGACTTGGAAAACCTGACATGTTCTCTGACGACCGTCGCAAGCGGCGATATGGTCTTTCTTACTAGTGATGGTATTTCTGACAACTACGACCCGGTTGTTTTACGGAAAGCAAGACCGGTTCCGACCAGTCGAACTCCTGCTGAACAGACTGCTGCCGTGTGGATGGACTTACCACTTATGACACAGGCACAACGCCAGGAACACCAGGCACAAAAAATGGCAGAAGTATTGAATGGTAATCTGTCGAATGAAGATGATTGGACGGCACGTCGGGTTTGTGCTGCGCTTGTTGGATTTACTGTtcagtacactcacactagaCGCGAGTTACTTCAGGCACCAGATGTGGTGCGTTTGAGTGAACTGTCACGAGACAAACGACAAGAGGTACAAAGCAGGCTGGAAGATGATCTACGAAAGACGACGGGCAAGCTCGATCATGCAGCCGTGGTAGCTTTCAAGGTACAACAATTTGCGAAGTCGTCGTCGCTGACAGCAACCATGAGACGACACGCGACTGTTTCCAGCATCATGGAGGATTTGAATAATCTGTGA